The Dehalobacter sp. DCM sequence GGATTCAATCTCGGTGCCGATGACTATATCACCAAACCATTCAGTCCGGGAGAACTGGTGGCCAGGGTCAAAGCCCATCTGCTTAATTATGAAAAGCTAAAGGAAAAATTCAATAAACATCACCATGCAGGCGGCGTTGAAGGCAGTGCCGTTATAGTCCGAGGCCTGCGGATTGAGAAAGCCGCCCGCAGAGTATTTATGCATGACCGGGAGGCGAATCTTGCCCAGAAAGAATTTGAACTGCTCTTATTCCTCGCTGAGAACCCCAATCGGGTGTTCAGTAGGGACGAACTATTCGAAAGAGTATGGGGACTTGAGGCCTTTGGTGATTCAGCGACGGTCACGGTGCATATCGCCCGTCTTCGGGATAAAATAGAAAGCGATCCGTCAAACCCGCAGTATATTGAAACCGTATGGGGAGCGGGGTATCGGTTTCGAGTGTGATTACCGGAGCGGATACTTGAAGGCTGTACTTAGATTGCCGCCGAGGGCAAGGCAATGGTACAGTGTATTCTAAAAAACTAGGAGTCTGACCGACGAAACGTTTTCGTTGAATATCTATGCATTTTGATGAGCAGAACATGGCTTATTCGTGCATAATTCATGCTGTTTTGAATAAATATTCTTGGTTTTTCTTTCGTCGGTCAGACTCCTAGTACACCGTTCGTTTAATATGTTAGGTATTATTCGTATTTGGGGCTGGGCTGCCTGCACAATACCACTTTCGGCTCTTGTGCCCTCCATGAATTTGCGTTAAGGAAGTTAAAATTCTTTTACCCTCCTTGGCGAATTGCAATCGTTAACAGGAAGTTCAAATTCTATTACCATCCGTGGTGAATTTGAACTTAGGACCATCCATGGTCCGTCATCCATGGACCGTTGCGCTCCGCAATCCGTGCTCCGCTTGACGCCGGTATTGTGCAGGCGTCCTTACTATGGAGTAATTTGAGTAACTAATGAGAGAATAGTCTACTAGGTACATCATTCTTTAAATTCATTCACAATGACCCAGTAGTAGGTCTGGGTGGCTCAGTTCCAGCGCCGAGCGGAGCATGGAGGCGGAGCGCGGCTGTTTGCGCCATGGAGGGCGCAACAGCCGAAAGCGGAATTGAGGCACACAGACCAACCCGAGAATTCTCATTTGATGACATATTTAGAGAACGTTGTACTAGTACTAGGCATGTGTTCACCTTGTTCACAATGTAAATAATTGGTTCATGTTAACCAAAATACTAAACAAATGCGTTAGAAAGAAGAAGATCGTCTTGAGAAAAAGAAGAACTAACAATAACAGATCCCGTAAACCATTAAAGGTAGGATTCTTTGTGATAGCGATACTATTTGTTGCTGCCAGTTTGATGGCTTTTTTTGGCGGACCGGAAGCCGTCGGGGTATTTTCACTGAACGATTCAAGCCAAGTACAAAACGCGCAAGACACGCAAGACACCGCTTCCGCCGTCCAAAACCAACCAAATGGATCATCGGGTACTGAGGAAAACACGAACGGGAATAATCCGGAGGCAGCAGACAGCAAACAAGGGACTGAGGAGGAACAACCGGGAACAGTACAGGCTGGGGATAAGGAGACTAATCCCAGCGGAGATTATCGAATCGATGTGGATTTGGCTAAACAAATTGTCACGATCTATTTTCAGGGCAATGCCGTTAAACAGTTCACAGCGTCTACCGGGGTGAATGATTCAACGCCGCGCGGTGATTTTGAGATCCAGAACCGGGGCGAATGGTTTTTCTCCGAGAAATATCAACAGGGTGCTAAATATTGGGTTTCCTTCAAAGACTGGGGTGTGTATTTATTTCATTCCGTCCCGATGGACAAAAATAAGAACATCATCCCTGAGGAAGCCGCTAAACTTGGAACCCCGGCTTCGCATGGCTGTGTCCGATTAGAAGTAGAAAACGCGCAATGGCTATATGAGACGATCCCTCAGGGGACGAAAGTGCATATTCATTAGTTCGGAGAGATTTAAGGAATTACAACGAGGTTTTGCGCGATGTTTCCGTTGCCGAGCCTGTCTTTTTAACGAAAAATGGTTTACATTCTCAATTTTACCATTTTTATGAAGGTATTTTTTGTAACTGACAGGTTTTACGGGTATTCGACAAGAATTGTGTGCCATAATAAGCAAGGAGTTAGGGCTGAACGAGAACTGCTGCGACCAAGGAAATAGCGTTACTGATCTTATCGGATTAGAGATATAACTAAAGATAACTTTTCTTGCTTTGCTATGCAGTTAGCCTATATTTGCGCTGGAACTTATTTGTGTTACCAGCTTCTGTTTCGTGAGAGGAGTTAAAAATGGCTATATTTGCACACGGCGAAAAGCAAAGTTTTAGAGAATTTAGAGAAAAGGAATATTTTAGTCAGGAACTCACATATACAAATTATTACAGGATGCGCTTTTTTAGCTTAATAATTATTGCTGTTATGATAATTCTTATGTTCATTATTGATCTGCCAAACTTGCAAAAGGGCTTCGAAGCCGTTGGCAATGAATACAAGGTACTTTTCTTTTTGCACTTATCCACCGGACTATCTATGCTTGTTTTCTTCGGCTTTTCCTGGCGAAAGCTCAGGCTGCAATCTACCAAGTTCACCAGGTGGGATAAATTGCTTAATTTCCTCTTCAATTTTAATATTGCAATTATTTGTGCGTTGTTTTCGGTTAACGATCAGCGGATAGACGGGCAAATAACGCTTTATATCCTTGGAATATATGTAATTGCCATAGTTAATTACCACCATCCTGTACGGAGTTTGTCGATCTATTTGGCAACCCATATAATCTTCATTCTGGGAATAACCGAATTACAGACTAACGCCCTTCTTTTACGCGGTTATTATTTCAATAGCACCGTCATAATCATCTTAGCATGGTTTATATCCAACATGCTTTATTACGCTAAGAAAAGGGACTTCTTAGCGGAGAAAGCTCTCCAGCAAAGTGAACAGAGAGCGCTGGCTTTGGTCGAAGATCTCAAAAAAATAGACCATCAGAAGAACCAATTTCTTAACAGCCTTTCCCATGAACTGAGGAACCCATTAGCCGCAATGATGATGAGCCTTTCTATTATTGAACTTGCAGATCCCGCATCTGCGCAGGTGGCTCAAGCTATGGAGATCTTCAAGCGGCAGACGATTCAACTCACTCGATTAGTCGATGACCTCATGGAAGTAACCCGGATCACCCAGAACAAGATTAAACTTAAAATAGACTTAATCGAGCTTAATAGCCTGGTTATAAGGACAGTGGAAGACTATAAGCATATGTTTGTGGAAAAAGAGATAAGGCTTGAAGTTGAAAATAATTTTCAACCGGTATATATACTTGCTGATTCAACCAGGCTGATCCAAATTATCGAGAACCTGTTGTATAACGCCTTGAAATTTACCAACGTTGGAGGGGGCGTTCAGGTTATTGTTTCGAAAGATGAAGACCAGGGCGAGGCTGTGATAAGTGTTAAAGACACCGGGATTGGTATTAAGCAAGAACTTCTGGAAGATTTGTTTCTGCCATTTGTACAAGCGGATATTTCGCTGGACCACAGCAGCGGAGGGATCGGTTTGGGCTTAGCTATTGTCAAAGGGATGGTAGAATTACACGGCGGGAAAGTTTCAGCCCGGAGCGATGGTTTAGGAAAGGGGGCTCAGTTTATCGTCCAACTTCCGCTTGCGGTTAATCGAGAGCCTCAAACGAGCTTTAAGCAACAAAAAGACCGGAAAAAATCCGGCAAACGACGGATATTGGTTATTGATGATATTCCGGATGTGGCGGAGATCTTGTGTTCCTTGCTGCGTTACTTAGGCAATGACGTTGTTTCTGCTTCCGATGGCATAAAGGGATTGGCCAAAGCAAAAGAATTTCAGCCGGATATCATATTTTGCGATATTGGGTTGCCCGGTATGAACGGATATGAAGTGGCACGCAATTTGCGGAGGGATGGGCGCTTGCATGACGTCTATTTGATTGCCCTATCGGGGTACGCCCAGCCGGAGGATATTGAACGCTCCCTAGAAGCCGGCTTTAATATTCACGTTGCTAAGCCAATAGATTTCGCTAAATTAGAAAAAATCTTAGAGGAAGATAATCAACTAGAGTATGGCCAAGCCTAGACTTCCAGGTTAACTCGCATATTTACTGCGATTGGGGGTGCATTTATGGTTTCCCATAAAATCTTATATCCTCTTACCAATGCCCAAAAATCCATCTGGTTTATTGAAAAATTTTATACAGACACACCATTTGTCAACATATCATTTATGGTCGAATTAAAAGAATGCATCGATTACATTCTGTTAAATAAAGCAATTAATCTTGTTATTAAGAATAATGACGCGGTGCGCACGCGTATCGTGGAAAACGGCAAAGAGCCTCAGCAGTATTTTTCAGAATACATAGAGCGGCAATTTGAGCTTCTTGATTTTAGCTATGTAAATGGCAGAGAGGAATTAAGCTATTGGGAGAAGTTAAGAAGCCGTGAACATTTCAAGTTATTAGATTCTGACCTCTATGACTTTGTAATGATTCGGCTTAGCGATCACGAAGGCGCTTTTTTCGGTAAGGTCCACCACATTGCGGCTGATGCCTGGAGTCTGACCAATCTGGTTAGTCAAATCCTGCAGAACTACTGTAAATTACGGGACAAGGAAGAAGTCGTGTGCGAAGAAAGACCTTCCTATAAAGATTGTATTCAGACTGAAATAGAATTTTATGGCTCGGATCGATATCAAAAGCATAAAGCCTTTTGGAATGAAATATTTTCGGATCCTCCGGAATTCACTCTTTTCAATAATAAAGCCGTTCCGAATCCGACGGCCGCTGAACGGAAAACCTTTATTTTGCCGAGCGACCTGACCGCTATGGTCAAAAAATTCAGCAGTGTGGAAAAGGTTTCTCCATTTTGCATTCTTTATGCCATCTTAGCCATACTTATTTGGAAATTGACTTCCAGAAAAGATATTGTTATTGGGACTCCCGTCCTTAACCGCAGCGGTGTCAAAGAAAAGAATACCATGGGAATGTTTATCAGTGCGATTCCTTTTCGTATGGAATTGAATGATGATCTCGATTTTGGATCCTTGGTTAAAAAAGTAAGCCAAAAATGGGGAATGTTGCTACGACATCAAAAATACCCTTTAGAACAGATTGTCAAGTATGTCCATGAAACCCATGCCAGACATGATAAACTATTTGATATTTCGTTATCCTTTCAGAATGCCAAATTCGACATTGGCAATATTAATTATGACATAAGATGGCTATTCAATGGGTCGCAGCTTGATTCCCTGACCCTCCACATCAGCGACCGTGAAGACAGCGGAAATTACACGATGGACTATGATTATTTAACCGATGTCTTCTCGGGAACAGATATTCATCGATTGCATCAATACTTTGTGACGCTCCTTCGTAATGCTATCGATAGTCCGAATTTGCCGCTTTCGGACATCAGGATCTTATCCGCTGGGCAGGAAGCTGATTTGCTGTGGAAATTTAATGATACCAGTCAGGAATACCCCAGGGAAGAGACTATTGTTACTTTGTTTGAGAAACAAGTGAGTTTAAATCCTGAAAAAGTTGCGGTGATCTTTGAGAATAGGGCAATAACTTACTTGGAACTGGATCAGCAATCTAATCAACTGGCCGGGGCACTACGGGCGCAGGGAGTAGAAAAAGGCGCGGTTATCGGTTTGGTAATGGATCGGTCCGTGGAAATGCTTGTCGCCATTTTGGCTGTTTTAAAGGCCGGAGGGGCCTACTTGCCTATTGACCCTGTTTATCCAATGGAAAGAATCAATTACATGCTGGAGAATAGTCATTGCCGGCTGGTATTGACCTACACCATAGATAATCCTGACCTACTATTGAAATCGCCTACATTTAACCTTCATGATCAGGAAATATTTAAAAAAGGCATAGCAAAGCTGGATGATGGACCGAAGCCGACGGATTTAGCCAATATCATTTATACTTCCGGCTCAACCGGAACTCCCAAAGGGGTAATGATCGAACACAGGGGATTGAACAACCTGATCCATTCTTTTTTAAGATCAATAAACTGCTCCGACATGACGGTTTTAGCGATTTCTTCATTTTCATTTGATATGTTCTTTGTCGAAACAATTTTCCCCTTGGTAAAAGGGATGCGTATTATCTTAGCTAACCGGCAAGAAGCTGTCGTTCCCTATTTGCTGCTTAATCTCATCGAAAATCACCATGTCGATTTTCTGCAAACAACGCCTTCTTTAATGAAATTAATCCTTAATGACCAAAACGCAAATAAGTTGCGGTTTTTGACAACAATTATTCTTGGCGGAGAGAGTTTTCCGGAACAACTATTAAGTGAACTTAAAAGAATTACGCAAGCCGACATCTTCAACGGTTACGGACCAACAGAATGTACAATTTGTGCGACCATAAAACACCTCAAGGAACAGGAACCCGTAAGTATCGGCAAACCTTTAGGCAATACCCAAATATACATTCTGGACGAAAAACTGAAACCCGTTCCGATTGGTGTATCAGGAGAAATCTTCATAAGCGGCGACGGTGTGGCACGGGGATACATTAACAACGAAGGGTTAAGCAGAGAAAGATTTATTGAGAATCCCTTTATTCCCGGTTGTAAAATGTATAAGACAGGGGATATTGCTCGCTGGCTGAACAATGGTGAAATTGAATACTTGGGCCGGAATGACAGTCAAGTTAAAATAAGAGGGCTAAGGATTGAGTTAGGGGAAATCGAAAGCGCCCTGCAAAAGTACGATAAGGTGAAAGAAGCCGTTGTTTTATGCAATGAAGACCGTCACCAAAAGAAGTACCTCTGTGCCTATGTCACGAAGCATGCTCAAAGTTACCTATCACGCTCTGATTTAAAGGAACATTTAGCAAAGAATCTTGCCAATTATATGATTCCGGCGCATTTTGTTATACTTGACAGCCTTCCCCTGACCTCAAACGGAAAAGTTGATAGAAAGGCGTTGCCTGAACCGGATATTGGGGCTGAACACAAGCTTGCCTATATTCCCCCCCGCAATGAATTAGAAGGGAAACTGGCCTTTCTTTGGCAGGAAACGCTGAAAATAACGCAAGTGGGAATCGAC is a genomic window containing:
- a CDS encoding response regulator transcription factor gives rise to the protein MKKILIIEDDRNIAELQKDYLEVEGLAADICTDGAAGLKQFQENSYDLLILDIMLPNLDGMEILRCLREEKEVPVILVSAKKEEIDKIKGFNLGADDYITKPFSPGELVARVKAHLLNYEKLKEKFNKHHHAGGVEGSAVIVRGLRIEKAARRVFMHDREANLAQKEFELLLFLAENPNRVFSRDELFERVWGLEAFGDSATVTVHIARLRDKIESDPSNPQYIETVWGAGYRFRV
- a CDS encoding L,D-transpeptidase translates to MLTKILNKCVRKKKIVLRKRRTNNNRSRKPLKVGFFVIAILFVAASLMAFFGGPEAVGVFSLNDSSQVQNAQDTQDTASAVQNQPNGSSGTEENTNGNNPEAADSKQGTEEEQPGTVQAGDKETNPSGDYRIDVDLAKQIVTIYFQGNAVKQFTASTGVNDSTPRGDFEIQNRGEWFFSEKYQQGAKYWVSFKDWGVYLFHSVPMDKNKNIIPEEAAKLGTPASHGCVRLEVENAQWLYETIPQGTKVHIH
- a CDS encoding ATP-binding response regulator — protein: MAIFAHGEKQSFREFREKEYFSQELTYTNYYRMRFFSLIIIAVMIILMFIIDLPNLQKGFEAVGNEYKVLFFLHLSTGLSMLVFFGFSWRKLRLQSTKFTRWDKLLNFLFNFNIAIICALFSVNDQRIDGQITLYILGIYVIAIVNYHHPVRSLSIYLATHIIFILGITELQTNALLLRGYYFNSTVIIILAWFISNMLYYAKKRDFLAEKALQQSEQRALALVEDLKKIDHQKNQFLNSLSHELRNPLAAMMMSLSIIELADPASAQVAQAMEIFKRQTIQLTRLVDDLMEVTRITQNKIKLKIDLIELNSLVIRTVEDYKHMFVEKEIRLEVENNFQPVYILADSTRLIQIIENLLYNALKFTNVGGGVQVIVSKDEDQGEAVISVKDTGIGIKQELLEDLFLPFVQADISLDHSSGGIGLGLAIVKGMVELHGGKVSARSDGLGKGAQFIVQLPLAVNREPQTSFKQQKDRKKSGKRRILVIDDIPDVAEILCSLLRYLGNDVVSASDGIKGLAKAKEFQPDIIFCDIGLPGMNGYEVARNLRRDGRLHDVYLIALSGYAQPEDIERSLEAGFNIHVAKPIDFAKLEKILEEDNQLEYGQA
- a CDS encoding amino acid adenylation domain-containing protein, yielding MVSHKILYPLTNAQKSIWFIEKFYTDTPFVNISFMVELKECIDYILLNKAINLVIKNNDAVRTRIVENGKEPQQYFSEYIERQFELLDFSYVNGREELSYWEKLRSREHFKLLDSDLYDFVMIRLSDHEGAFFGKVHHIAADAWSLTNLVSQILQNYCKLRDKEEVVCEERPSYKDCIQTEIEFYGSDRYQKHKAFWNEIFSDPPEFTLFNNKAVPNPTAAERKTFILPSDLTAMVKKFSSVEKVSPFCILYAILAILIWKLTSRKDIVIGTPVLNRSGVKEKNTMGMFISAIPFRMELNDDLDFGSLVKKVSQKWGMLLRHQKYPLEQIVKYVHETHARHDKLFDISLSFQNAKFDIGNINYDIRWLFNGSQLDSLTLHISDREDSGNYTMDYDYLTDVFSGTDIHRLHQYFVTLLRNAIDSPNLPLSDIRILSAGQEADLLWKFNDTSQEYPREETIVTLFEKQVSLNPEKVAVIFENRAITYLELDQQSNQLAGALRAQGVEKGAVIGLVMDRSVEMLVAILAVLKAGGAYLPIDPVYPMERINYMLENSHCRLVLTYTIDNPDLLLKSPTFNLHDQEIFKKGIAKLDDGPKPTDLANIIYTSGSTGTPKGVMIEHRGLNNLIHSFLRSINCSDMTVLAISSFSFDMFFVETIFPLVKGMRIILANRQEAVVPYLLLNLIENHHVDFLQTTPSLMKLILNDQNANKLRFLTTIILGGESFPEQLLSELKRITQADIFNGYGPTECTICATIKHLKEQEPVSIGKPLGNTQIYILDEKLKPVPIGVSGEIFISGDGVARGYINNEGLSRERFIENPFIPGCKMYKTGDIARWLNNGEIEYLGRNDSQVKIRGLRIELGEIESALQKYDKVKEAVVLCNEDRHQKKYLCAYVTKHAQSYLSRSDLKEHLAKNLANYMIPAHFVILDSLPLTSNGKVDRKALPEPDIGAEHKLAYIPPRNELEGKLAFLWQETLKITQVGIDDDFFALGGDSLAVLEVLSGLFPNDWGLSAQDFYDFPTIRKLSEKITGYNSVPVCVQTNEQEFPKAVSIESKFSNINTGNILLTGATGFLGIHILYELLATTRDTIYCLIRGKDPEKNLYQLLDYYFPFFAQRLLPGRVIVVNGDVSHENFGLSVKDYRHLSQNVDRIIHAAALVNHYGNYDSYYRVNVKGTEEVIKFCMNHAKKLNHISTISVAGNYRNYDHINQKFTERDFYIGQDYKANVYVRSKFEAENLIFKAAENGLNATIFRVGVLTGRYTDGQFQINIHQNAFYRQLKAIFLLESVPEDYLRKSLEFTPVDYCAHAIVSLQALQECLPVYHVFNHHMISANKMLQFLKTIGVNINVLSQNAFDDLLTSFAVTNYGKEILSGIIPSINSSGTIGLDSNVEIGSSLTLTYLSQIGFEWPEIDKEYVLKILYHMRATGFLQNDGIEEIKKG